A region of the Cannabis sativa cultivar Pink pepper isolate KNU-18-1 chromosome 3, ASM2916894v1, whole genome shotgun sequence genome:
TATTTCGGaatcaaaaattacaaaaaaaaaaaaaaatatttaaaaagacgTAAGTACAAAAACTTGTatttagaaaaacaaaaaaaaatcaaatcaaatgGAGTTCACTAGAGTCACTACCCGCACTAGTCTCAATCTAGGCTCCTAGAAGCTAATGTGTAATTAAGTAATGTTATGTGTGTTTAGATATAaagtaataattaaatataaattcttaatatattttttgataaaataattaataactacacaataaaataaatttttttagtagtttatattttaaatgaaatatttttaataattacatttAATAATATACCAAATTATGTAGTtacttttaattacaaaatatttagATAAGAAAGACAATGTTTTCTTAATCAACTAAAACAACTCCCATTATCTTGATGGGTTcactaaattaattttgtggcTCACATTATTGCCAAATGATTCTTGTTTGGATAATAAGGAGAAAATTCTCTAAACAAAACGTTAGAATTGACAATGAGATAGTAGAGTTATCAAAAGCTTTCTCTCATTTCGAGTGCTTAAAAATTTTTGTGCAATTTGCTAAGATTCGTTGATATATAATTTGCCGAGTGgattagagcatctccaatagTAATATTTTGAAGAATACTTTATGAGGTGGAAAGCTTATGTGGCAAAATATAGAGATGTTAAACTATTAGAGATAAAAGAATGTTATTCTTGAAATTTGCATTAATGCCACACAATGGCATTGATGCTATGTCTTttttatacaataaaaaattaaaagtgcactatttataatagtttaataaagaaaaaaaacttatatatataataatatgtgatatcataattatagtatttttaaaggTATTATACCATTGgagtatttttaaaagtaaaagtGCCAAAAATAATgtggaagaaaaataaaataaaatattaaattttggaTGATGTGGAGATATAAAGCATCTTCAAAAAATGCtaccattggagatgctcttagacgaaagtgtttgttcaatgATTGAAAACAAAATCCTTGCTTAATTTTCCAGGGTCCCATCAAGAAGAAAAGTATTAAGAAAGTGAGAACATTGTAGGGATGAGTTTGAGCTTTTTCCAATTGTTGAGCTAAGTTTTCAAACTTAAACAGTAACACTTTGTTAGTCCAAAAGTGTCAAATCCTCTTATGGGCCTAATTACATGTTTTCCTTTACTttgaaatgtataatttttcattttttttttttttgaaatgcgAAATGTTAATTTTTCAAAGTGTTGAAATGTTTTAACAAGAGCCCGACTCCTAATGACAGGACAATTTATAATACAAACAAGCCAGATTACATCGTAATCAAGCTGACTTAAAAGCAAATAAAAAAACAGGGCTACCATATTGGCctgctttttttattattttttatttatttatttattttgttgttatatctaaatataaatttctacACTGGTTAGTCTTGCCAACCAAGAATAAAGAAAGTAGATTCCTCCAAATAGATGGGACAAGAAAGTTCAAACCTGATTAAAAAATTGGGGAAGTAAAATGACATTTAAGCTTAAACATGGCCTTGGTTATTAACTTATTATTGATTTCTTGCTCTTACAAAATCTTTCAAGTGCAAAAAGAAAACCCAAATGGCAATTGGCTTCAGTTATTGGCAAGACAGAAGGAACTTCGTTATTCATGTATTGGAAAGCAAATGGTTCATGGTGTTTGGCACACTCTTGATCATGAGCGCCAATGGCTCTGGTTACATGTTTGGTTTATACTCAAATGACATCAAATCAAAATTGGGTTACGACCAAAGCACCCTGAATTTGATAAGCTTCTTCAAAGACTTGGGTGGAAATCTGGGAATCTTGGCAGGGCTAATCAACGAGGTGTCACCACCTTGGGTGGTGCTGTCAATTGGTGCAGCCATGAACTTCTTTGGCTACCTCATGATATGGACTGCCATCACTAATAGAGTGCCAAAACCTCATGTTTGGCAAATGTGTCTTTACATCTGCATTGGCGCAAATTCATTGTCTTTTCCTAACACCGCCGCATTAGTTGCCTGCGTGAAGAATTTCCCAGAAAACCGAGGCAGTGTTATAGGCCTCTTGAAGGGATTGATTGGTCTAAGTGGTGCCATCTTGACACAGGTCTATCATGCCATTTATGGAAATGATTCCAAGGCTCTTGTCTTGTTCATTGCTTGGCTTCCGCCTGTTGTTTCTTTGGTTTTTCTTCGAACAATTCGAATCATGAATACCATTAGGCAACCAAATGAGCTGAGAGTCTTTTGTAACTTCCTATATATATCACTTGGTGTAGCCGGATCTCTCATGAccataattattatacaaaacagcTTACATTTCAACAGACCCCAGTATGCTGCAAGTGCTTCTGTTATTTTGGTTCTACTCTTTTTCTCATTGTTTGTTGTCATTAATGAAGAACTAAAGTCCTGGAAGCTCAAAAAGCAAGCCTTAAAAGAAACTTCCCAAGACTTTCCAATATCAGAACAATTGCCAGTTATTGCTGAAAATCCACTGACCCCCGAGCCACATCCAGTTGCAAACCGAGTTATGACAAGTTCAGTTAAAACATACTTAAGTTGGATGAAAACCATTTTCAATGCACCAGATAGAGGTGAAGACTATACCATACTCCAGGCCGCGTTAAGCATCGACATGGTAATTCTCTTTATTGCCACAACATGTGGGGCTGGAGGGGCATTGACATTAATTGATAATTTGGGTCAGATAGGAAGCTCCTTAGGGTATCCTAAACATAGCATAGCGACATTTATATCTCTCATTAGCATATGGAATTTTCTCGGACGAGTCGTGGCAGGCTTTACTTCTGAAATTTTCTTAACAAAGTACAAGCTCCCTCGCcctatattgcttgccatagtGATGCTTCTCTCTTGTGTTGGTCATCTCCTCGTAGCCTTCTCTGTCTCACATTCTCTTTACTTTGCATCAGTAATCAATGGCTTTTGCTATGGAGCACAACTATCATTGTTGTTTGCAATCATATCCGAACTCTTTGGCCTCAAATACTACTCAACTCTTTACAATGTTGGAGCACTTTCGAGCCCCCTCGGCTCTTATATTCTCAATGTGAGGGTGGCTGGTCGCTTGTATGATAAAGAGGCTCTAATGCAAATGAAAGCCCTAGGCATTGTGAGGAAAGCTGAAGAGGAATTGACTTGTAATGGTGGTAAGTGTTACAGGACGGCTTTCATAGTAATCACAGCTGTGACATTGTTTGGCTCCCTTGTTTCATTCATTTTGGTGTTTCGAACAAGAAAGTTTTACCAGAGTGATATCTACAAGAAGTTTAGGGAAGAAGAAACAGCTATGACTCAGATCACACCTAATTGAAACCATAACAGAATAACAGAAATAGAAAATGTTGCAGCTGTAAGTACTGGTGTTACTCCCACTGTACTAAACCACCAGAAACAGAACCATCATAGAAATATCTCtgtaataaaaaagaaagatattTGGCAATGTGTGAAAACAAATTTGGCATATGAGAATGTCCTTAGCAATCTATTCTTCTGTAAGATCACTATAGTAACTGTTACCCAGGAATTGCTCCTAATCGTTAATTTCCAAGGAAAAACTACCACTGAAAGTAGCGGCTGAATCCCAGAtgtaagactcaataagaaTTGCAACTAAAGGGAGTTAAAAGAAAGAGATATCTTGTGCTGTTTTGCACCAATAATCACAACCAAAACTTGGTAACATCTTGGAGTAAACAGCAGTCCAATTAACAAACGGCTCAACTGTAAAAGATCAAAGATTctataacaaaacataaataaCCATCAATAGACATTATGTACTTTCTTCTTTTCATATCTGCCTTGTGAAAACTTATAGAAAGCATCTCAGACATTATCCATTTTTGGTTCCATGCCCACTAGCATAGGAGTTAACTGAAGAAAGAATCAGCCATAATATATCCGAAATGAGTTCCAGACATCAAGTTCCACACCATTAGAAGTTCCATACttatatatttaagaaaaacTAAGTTAACATAGCAACTAGCTA
Encoded here:
- the LOC115710666 gene encoding protein NUCLEAR FUSION DEFECTIVE 4, whose amino-acid sequence is MAIGFSYWQDRRNFVIHVLESKWFMVFGTLLIMSANGSGYMFGLYSNDIKSKLGYDQSTLNLISFFKDLGGNLGILAGLINEVSPPWVVLSIGAAMNFFGYLMIWTAITNRVPKPHVWQMCLYICIGANSLSFPNTAALVACVKNFPENRGSVIGLLKGLIGLSGAILTQVYHAIYGNDSKALVLFIAWLPPVVSLVFLRTIRIMNTIRQPNELRVFCNFLYISLGVAGSLMTIIIIQNSLHFNRPQYAASASVILVLLFFSLFVVINEELKSWKLKKQALKETSQDFPISEQLPVIAENPLTPEPHPVANRVMTSSVKTYLSWMKTIFNAPDRGEDYTILQAALSIDMVILFIATTCGAGGALTLIDNLGQIGSSLGYPKHSIATFISLISIWNFLGRVVAGFTSEIFLTKYKLPRPILLAIVMLLSCVGHLLVAFSVSHSLYFASVINGFCYGAQLSLLFAIISELFGLKYYSTLYNVGALSSPLGSYILNVRVAGRLYDKEALMQMKALGIVRKAEEELTCNGGKCYRTAFIVITAVTLFGSLVSFILVFRTRKFYQSDIYKKFREEETAMTQITPN